One window from the genome of Pseudobdellovibrionaceae bacterium encodes:
- a CDS encoding MATE family efflux transporter: protein MTHTLKLFFKNQTHNWKEVLTLAWPLIIANGFWIIQTTVDRVFLAQYSTNSLAAATAVNGIFWAPMALVQHTAAYSMTFTAQYFGARQFEKIGSSIWQAFYISLVGGTLFLLLIPAAPFIFGLMGHSEELLVLEKSYFMALCLSAAPFSILGSMSGFFAGIGKSKYIIPLNVIGVIANALFNYLLIFGNWGAPEYGIAGAGYATALSTLASCLLGFGLLFNRKNEALYRIISTWKPHWDLLKRYVRFGIPSALQYALEGFAFSIFLILIGRLHNGNVALASSGVTLTIFMLAVMPVVGVAQAASVLVGQYIGRDLPERAASLTHSSYQIGLLYTVIIGASFVLLPDFYLSWFSSSDASETWDEVVRITPLLLIFTAAFIPFDCMNIVYAFALKGAGDTKFVGLAALILPWPTMVIPTYFILNHSHAVYWAWGFASFFIIVQGLCFLLRFQGGKWKKMKVI, encoded by the coding sequence ATGACACATACTTTAAAATTGTTTTTTAAAAATCAGACTCACAATTGGAAAGAAGTGCTCACACTGGCTTGGCCCCTGATCATTGCCAATGGGTTTTGGATCATTCAAACCACTGTAGATCGTGTCTTTCTTGCGCAATACTCCACAAATTCCCTTGCTGCTGCGACTGCGGTGAATGGTATTTTTTGGGCACCTATGGCCTTGGTTCAACATACTGCGGCCTACTCTATGACTTTCACTGCCCAATATTTTGGTGCACGACAGTTTGAAAAGATTGGATCTTCTATTTGGCAAGCCTTTTATATCAGTCTTGTTGGCGGAACACTGTTCTTACTTCTTATTCCAGCAGCTCCTTTTATCTTTGGACTGATGGGACATTCTGAAGAACTTCTTGTACTTGAAAAAAGTTACTTTATGGCTCTGTGTTTATCCGCAGCCCCATTTTCCATTTTAGGGTCCATGAGCGGCTTTTTTGCAGGTATCGGGAAAAGTAAATATATCATTCCACTAAATGTGATAGGTGTGATCGCCAATGCCCTGTTCAATTATCTTCTTATTTTTGGGAATTGGGGAGCCCCAGAATACGGTATCGCTGGGGCTGGTTATGCCACAGCCCTCTCAACCCTAGCCTCTTGCTTATTAGGCTTTGGACTGTTGTTTAATCGTAAAAACGAAGCCCTTTACCGAATCATCTCCACATGGAAGCCCCATTGGGATTTACTTAAACGTTATGTACGTTTTGGTATTCCAAGTGCTTTGCAATATGCGCTGGAAGGTTTTGCGTTTTCTATCTTTCTGATTCTTATTGGACGTCTACATAATGGAAACGTGGCTCTAGCCAGTAGCGGAGTGACTCTCACTATTTTTATGTTAGCCGTAATGCCTGTAGTGGGTGTGGCTCAAGCCGCATCGGTTTTAGTTGGACAATATATTGGTAGAGATCTACCCGAACGAGCGGCATCTTTAACTCACAGCTCTTATCAAATTGGTTTGCTTTACACTGTAATCATTGGAGCCAGTTTTGTATTACTTCCTGATTTTTATTTAAGTTGGTTTTCCAGTTCTGATGCCTCTGAGACATGGGACGAAGTGGTACGCATCACGCCCTTACTTTTAATTTTCACCGCTGCCTTTATCCCTTTTGACTGCATGAACATTGTTTATGCCTTTGCCTTAAAGGGTGCTGGTGACACTAAATTTGTGGGACTTGCGGCCCTTATCCTTCCCTGGCCTACAATGGTGATTCCTACGTATTTTATTTTAAATCACTCACACGCCGTATATTGGGCATGGGGATTTGCTTCGTTTTTTATTATTGTGCAAGGTCTATGTTTTTTATTACGGTTCCAAGGCGGGAAATGGAAAAAGATGAAGGTCATATAA
- a CDS encoding serine/threonine protein kinase — MGFNPTGRYVQLNSYENRVFELECEGTPPAFESPMPVMPTSESTYRLVTKVYRPHRWSRAAIQEEHQFLYALTEEGIPAVAPLKIAGATLFPLGEMSYCLFPKALGRMPQELLLPELEDVGKQLARLHNVGARFKPQHRPTLDTQHYGEQSLEQIQNYIYPELAKDYYQAAEQLLDHLDLKLGRAQNLTIHGDCHKGNILQTDPVGGMKEYFFVDFDDICHGPVVQDFWMLLTDTNLGNNPELDHLLKGYETLRTFNEEELSLIPALQGLRIIYYAGWIAKRWEDPSFKNLFPQYLDYNYWVEELRALEECLRKI; from the coding sequence ATGGGTTTTAACCCCACAGGACGTTATGTGCAGCTCAACTCCTATGAGAATCGGGTCTTTGAACTTGAGTGTGAGGGAACGCCACCCGCATTTGAATCCCCCATGCCTGTTATGCCCACCTCTGAAAGCACCTATCGGTTAGTGACTAAGGTTTACAGGCCGCATCGTTGGAGCCGTGCCGCCATCCAAGAGGAGCACCAGTTCTTATATGCGTTGACCGAAGAAGGAATCCCAGCGGTGGCTCCACTTAAGATTGCGGGTGCAACTTTATTTCCTTTGGGGGAGATGTCTTACTGTTTATTCCCAAAGGCTTTGGGTCGAATGCCCCAAGAGCTGCTTTTGCCAGAATTAGAAGATGTGGGAAAGCAACTAGCACGCCTGCATAATGTGGGAGCAAGATTTAAACCCCAGCACCGACCCACTTTAGACACTCAACACTATGGGGAACAAAGCTTAGAGCAAATTCAAAACTACATCTACCCCGAGCTTGCAAAAGACTACTATCAAGCCGCCGAACAGCTCTTGGACCATTTGGATTTGAAGTTGGGGCGAGCACAAAATCTTACTATTCATGGGGATTGTCATAAGGGCAACATCTTACAGACCGACCCCGTTGGCGGCATGAAGGAGTATTTCTTTGTAGATTTCGATGACATTTGTCATGGGCCCGTGGTTCAGGACTTCTGGATGCTTTTGACCGATACAAATTTAGGGAACAACCCAGAACTAGATCACCTCTTAAAAGGGTATGAAACCTTAAGAACTTTTAACGAAGAGGAGCTGAGCTTGATCCCTGCGCTACAGGGTTTAAGAATCATATACTATGCGGGATGGATTGCCAAAAGATGGGAGGATCCAAGTTTTAAAAATCTGTTTCCTCAGTATTTGGATTATAATTATTGGGTAGAAGAGCTCAGGGCCTTAGAGGAATGTTTACGCAAAATTTAA
- a CDS encoding rod shape-determining protein encodes MGFSDLYIDLGTANTLIYGKGKGFLLNEPSVFAIKNGRFENSVYGYGHLAKSMIGRTPHNVSVHRPLREGVIADFDTTLQMLKSFLAQIKFSSSWSRPRMIISLPCRVTEHERQAVIDVGMRMGARQVQLIDEPMAAAIGCGLDILSHQAHMVIDIGGGTTEIAVIASGGIVSAKAVRLGGDDITERIIHDLRQDFNFVVGHQTAEHIKHNVGLISPTASLVKVVQIGGFDLERGLPKRFDVSNLMIQKAVESVVERIVFTVKETLAELEPEVVVDLIERGIVLAGGGALISGLDRHLTQQLGIRTYVCKEPLLAVALGGARTLEDQELLSSIQLQAHSG; translated from the coding sequence ATGGGCTTTTCAGATCTTTATATTGACCTAGGAACAGCAAATACGCTGATTTATGGCAAAGGCAAAGGGTTTCTTTTAAACGAACCTTCTGTTTTTGCCATTAAAAATGGTCGGTTTGAAAACTCTGTGTATGGATATGGGCATCTTGCCAAATCCATGATTGGTCGCACGCCACATAATGTGTCTGTTCATCGTCCTCTACGTGAAGGTGTAATCGCAGATTTTGACACTACACTTCAGATGTTAAAAAGTTTTTTAGCACAAATTAAGTTTAGCAGCAGTTGGTCACGCCCGCGCATGATCATCTCTTTACCCTGTCGTGTGACAGAGCACGAACGACAAGCTGTGATAGATGTGGGAATGCGCATGGGTGCAAGACAAGTCCAACTGATTGATGAACCTATGGCTGCCGCTATTGGTTGTGGACTTGATATTTTATCACATCAAGCTCACATGGTGATTGATATCGGTGGAGGCACAACTGAAATCGCTGTTATCGCCAGTGGTGGAATTGTTTCAGCTAAAGCAGTCCGTCTTGGTGGTGATGACATCACTGAACGTATCATCCATGACCTGAGACAAGACTTTAATTTTGTTGTGGGTCATCAAACTGCTGAACATATCAAACACAATGTAGGACTGATCTCTCCGACAGCTTCACTGGTTAAAGTGGTGCAAATTGGTGGCTTTGATTTAGAACGAGGTCTACCAAAAAGATTTGACGTCAGTAATTTAATGATTCAAAAGGCCGTCGAATCCGTTGTAGAGCGTATTGTATTTACCGTCAAAGAAACTCTTGCTGAGCTTGAGCCCGAAGTAGTTGTAGACCTTATCGAAAGAGGCATTGTGCTTGCTGGTGGTGGGGCTCTGATCTCTGGACTAGATCGCCATCTTACCCAACAACTTGGTATTCGGACTTATGTTTGCAAAGAACCTCTACTGGCTGTGGCACTTGGTGGCGCGCGAACTTTAGAGGACCAAGAACTTTTAAGCTCTATCCAATTACAAGCGCACAGTGGATAA
- a CDS encoding PIF1 family ATP-dependent DNA helicase: MDKAQSLSLNAEQSDALYHLSSHQNVFVTGAAGSGKSFLIKYFQKQLTKPLPIVASTGAAAVIVGGCTFHSFFSLGIMKGGLEKTIERALKDKRLLKRLKKTSAIIIDEISMIDPEAFYAAEQICRYALDPDLPFGGLKIIAVGDFFQLPPVQKAGHRFWLFQTTVWKQMDFKVIHLQEIMRTQDTDFIQALNYIRFGICNEYVHDFFSSKGLTNTKDFEGTVLFGHRYKVDEFNQHKLAQIPGSIFTYNTEVSIKKKSTLTEERVMQMSPLPPSIQLKKGALVMIRKNHPDGLYVNGTLGHVKDLTSEDVTVKTLEDQVFIFSKDEFEILNADNEVSATITNLPLTLAWASTIHKAQGASIDRVCVDLSGFWEKGQAYVALSRAKSSEGLFVNNWDPKYIRADSRVSQYYETLDRKNTSEVVSDHI, translated from the coding sequence GTGGATAAAGCTCAATCTTTAAGCCTTAATGCCGAACAGTCTGATGCTTTATATCACTTAAGCTCACATCAAAATGTATTTGTCACAGGAGCTGCGGGTTCTGGTAAATCTTTTTTGATTAAATACTTTCAAAAACAACTGACAAAACCACTTCCTATTGTCGCAAGCACAGGGGCCGCGGCTGTCATCGTTGGAGGCTGTACCTTTCATAGTTTTTTCTCGTTAGGGATTATGAAAGGAGGTCTTGAAAAGACCATTGAAAGAGCCCTTAAAGACAAAAGACTTCTTAAACGACTTAAAAAAACTTCTGCCATTATCATTGATGAAATTTCTATGATTGACCCCGAGGCTTTTTATGCTGCCGAACAGATTTGTCGTTATGCGCTTGATCCTGACTTACCCTTTGGGGGATTAAAAATCATTGCTGTTGGGGATTTCTTTCAGTTGCCCCCTGTTCAAAAAGCAGGACACCGCTTTTGGTTATTTCAAACTACTGTATGGAAACAAATGGATTTTAAAGTGATCCATCTTCAAGAGATCATGCGTACACAGGACACAGATTTTATTCAGGCTCTCAACTATATCCGCTTTGGAATATGTAATGAATATGTGCACGATTTTTTTTCGTCTAAAGGGCTTACAAATACCAAAGACTTTGAAGGCACCGTTTTATTTGGCCATAGATATAAAGTTGATGAGTTCAATCAACACAAATTAGCTCAAATACCTGGTTCGATTTTCACTTATAATACAGAAGTGAGCATAAAAAAGAAGTCTACTCTGACCGAAGAACGGGTCATGCAAATGAGCCCCTTGCCTCCAAGCATCCAGCTTAAAAAGGGCGCCTTGGTTATGATACGCAAAAATCATCCCGACGGACTTTACGTCAACGGCACCCTAGGACATGTGAAAGATTTAACTTCTGAAGACGTCACAGTGAAAACCTTAGAAGACCAAGTTTTTATTTTTTCAAAAGATGAGTTTGAGATTTTAAATGCGGACAACGAAGTCAGCGCGACCATCACCAATTTACCACTGACACTGGCATGGGCTAGCACTATACATAAAGCCCAAGGAGCCTCTATAGACCGTGTCTGCGTGGACCTGTCGGGATTTTGGGAAAAAGGTCAAGCCTATGTGGCTTTATCGCGCGCTAAATCATCTGAGGGGCTTTTTGTGAACAACTGGGACCCTAAGTATATTCGCGCCGATTCACGCGTTTCACAATATTACGAAACTCTTGATCGTAAAAATACAAGTGAGGTAGTATCAGACCATATTTAA
- a CDS encoding RNA-binding transcriptional accessory protein, which translates to MSLDLLATQKIAKQLSLTPPRVETVLKLLLDEKCTIPFISRYRKEVTGGLDEVQIATIQDEYNNYLDVEKRRAFILEAIKKQEALTPALEKKIAASTTLNQLEDIYAPFKTKVKTKGQKAKDAGLEPLATLLKTSRESLLQIEKAFADKFLNPKHKIDTFAQAIEGAMNIIIEEITHNVEIKERLRLDYWNDATILSAKRKDAEKEKDFDKFKDYFEFEQKISDLKNPKNSHRFLAVRRGLLLNILKVDVNYNEDQALATIKSKLIENSFIDPQAGCGNELETCIKKAYKYGIHTSLDLEIKSELKALSDDSAIDVFSVNLKNLLLQPYLGQKSVLGIDPGVRTGCKVAVIDKNGNFLVDTVIYPHAPHNDVAGAKNAIEMCLDKLNIKHIAVGNGTFGRETLQFLKDHVSQVKKGTVQTMLVNEDGASIYSASEIARKEFPDKDVTVRGAISIARRFQDPLAELVKIDPKSIGVGQYQHDVSQTKLKKSLTQVVENCVNFVGVDINTASAPLLSYISGIGPTLAENIVKLREKTGGFKERSELLKVSRFSEKIFEQSAGFLRIYDGANPLDATFIHPEKYPILLAWCKAKKVSTHDLVKNKDLIQALKSDKDLKTQLGEFTHADIVKSLEAPSQDPRTEFVSFEFRNDISAISDLKVGQYYPGVVTNITQFGAFVDIGIKENGLIHVSQMSDRFVENALDVLKVGQEVNARVLEVDLDRKRIALSLKSEQQTAVSSASGTWSSSSARGGHPSQPSRPNQTGSSKNHGSPGGKTNDSLANNPFAILKDLKTKR; encoded by the coding sequence ATGAGTCTTGATCTGCTGGCCACACAGAAAATCGCAAAACAACTCTCACTGACACCCCCACGAGTGGAAACCGTACTTAAACTTTTACTTGATGAAAAATGTACTATCCCTTTCATTTCCAGATACCGCAAAGAGGTCACGGGTGGACTTGATGAAGTGCAGATCGCAACCATTCAAGACGAGTACAATAACTATTTAGATGTTGAAAAACGACGTGCTTTTATTTTAGAAGCCATTAAAAAACAAGAAGCACTTACTCCTGCCCTTGAGAAAAAGATTGCGGCTTCGACTACCTTGAATCAACTTGAAGACATCTATGCTCCATTTAAAACCAAAGTTAAAACCAAAGGACAAAAAGCCAAAGATGCAGGGCTTGAACCTCTTGCGACTTTACTAAAAACCAGCAGAGAATCCTTGTTACAAATTGAAAAGGCTTTTGCGGATAAATTTTTAAACCCTAAGCACAAGATCGACACGTTCGCACAGGCTATTGAAGGGGCGATGAACATCATCATCGAAGAGATCACTCATAATGTTGAAATTAAAGAGCGTTTACGTTTAGATTACTGGAATGACGCCACTATTCTTTCCGCCAAAAGAAAAGATGCCGAAAAAGAAAAAGACTTTGATAAATTCAAAGATTACTTTGAGTTTGAACAAAAAATTAGTGATTTAAAAAATCCTAAAAATAGTCATCGTTTCTTGGCCGTGCGCCGTGGGCTTCTTCTTAACATTCTTAAAGTCGACGTGAATTATAATGAAGATCAAGCTCTTGCCACTATTAAAAGCAAGTTGATTGAAAACAGCTTTATAGATCCACAAGCAGGCTGTGGTAACGAACTTGAAACGTGCATTAAGAAGGCCTATAAGTATGGTATACATACAAGCTTAGACTTAGAAATCAAAAGTGAACTCAAAGCCCTCTCTGATGATTCCGCTATTGATGTGTTCAGTGTAAATTTAAAAAATCTTCTGCTCCAACCTTACCTAGGTCAAAAGTCCGTTCTTGGAATTGACCCTGGCGTAAGAACGGGTTGTAAAGTGGCTGTGATTGATAAAAACGGTAACTTTCTTGTAGACACTGTGATTTATCCGCATGCCCCTCATAATGACGTTGCGGGTGCCAAAAACGCGATCGAGATGTGTTTAGATAAACTCAATATCAAACACATTGCTGTGGGTAACGGAACTTTTGGCAGAGAGACTTTGCAATTTCTTAAGGACCACGTATCACAAGTTAAAAAAGGCACTGTACAAACCATGCTAGTCAACGAGGACGGTGCCAGCATTTATTCTGCCAGTGAAATTGCCAGAAAGGAATTTCCTGACAAAGACGTCACAGTTCGAGGGGCCATCAGTATTGCTCGACGGTTTCAAGACCCCTTAGCCGAATTAGTAAAGATTGATCCTAAGTCTATTGGCGTAGGACAGTATCAACATGATGTCAGCCAGACCAAACTCAAAAAATCTCTCACTCAAGTTGTGGAAAACTGTGTGAACTTTGTGGGCGTAGACATCAACACTGCTAGCGCACCTTTATTGTCTTATATCTCTGGCATAGGGCCTACGCTTGCAGAAAATATCGTGAAGTTAAGAGAAAAAACTGGAGGCTTTAAAGAACGCTCTGAACTACTGAAAGTCTCTCGTTTTTCTGAAAAGATTTTTGAACAGTCCGCAGGATTTTTAAGAATTTATGACGGTGCAAATCCACTTGATGCCACTTTCATTCACCCTGAAAAATACCCCATCTTGCTTGCATGGTGTAAAGCTAAAAAAGTTTCTACCCATGACCTTGTAAAAAACAAAGACCTCATCCAAGCGCTTAAAAGCGACAAAGACCTCAAAACGCAACTAGGTGAATTCACCCACGCTGACATCGTCAAATCTCTAGAAGCTCCCAGTCAAGACCCCAGAACTGAGTTTGTATCTTTTGAGTTTAGAAATGACATTTCCGCCATCTCTGATCTGAAGGTGGGACAGTATTACCCAGGAGTTGTGACCAACATCACCCAATTTGGCGCATTCGTAGATATTGGCATCAAAGAAAACGGTTTGATTCATGTCAGCCAGATGTCAGACCGTTTTGTAGAAAACGCTTTGGATGTTCTTAAAGTAGGCCAAGAGGTCAACGCCCGCGTGCTTGAAGTGGATTTAGATCGCAAACGCATTGCCCTGTCTTTAAAATCTGAACAGCAAACAGCGGTGTCCAGTGCGAGTGGCACTTGGAGTAGTTCTTCTGCACGAGGTGGCCATCCTTCTCAGCCCTCACGCCCTAACCAAACTGGGAGTTCAAAGAACCACGGAAGCCCTGGCGGCAAAACCAATGACTCCTTGGCCAATAACCCCTTTGCCATTTTAAAGGATCTCAAAACGAAACGTTAA
- a CDS encoding TetR/AcrR family transcriptional regulator, protein MTFDSKQQQILDAAKTLFGEKGYEATSVRDVAELAESNVASINYYFGSKEELFKTICDTCLKSTHKIISVLKEEPESIEGLKMILRNFFKLFLQLRHKELGTHDFLHRNIDLFIELSPETFKRDIWVVVESLTSLLKKAKKRKLLKKEIDPEIFATVLFSGLGYLFRDGKVHCTFWTHQPFDDEFKNQYINQVINGFIDGAKENS, encoded by the coding sequence GTGACATTTGATTCCAAACAACAACAGATTTTAGATGCAGCCAAAACTCTTTTTGGCGAGAAGGGCTACGAGGCCACTTCTGTCAGAGACGTCGCGGAGCTGGCTGAAAGCAATGTGGCCTCCATCAATTATTACTTTGGTTCCAAAGAAGAACTTTTCAAAACCATTTGCGACACATGCTTAAAAAGCACACATAAAATCATTAGCGTTCTTAAAGAAGAGCCTGAAAGTATAGAAGGCTTAAAGATGATCTTAAGAAACTTCTTTAAACTTTTTTTACAACTTCGGCACAAAGAATTAGGTACTCATGATTTCTTACATAGGAACATTGATCTGTTTATTGAACTCAGTCCAGAAACCTTTAAGAGAGACATTTGGGTAGTTGTAGAGTCTCTGACTAGTCTATTAAAAAAAGCAAAAAAAAGAAAGTTACTCAAAAAAGAGATTGATCCAGAAATTTTTGCTACGGTGCTATTCTCAGGACTGGGATACCTCTTCAGAGATGGAAAAGTCCATTGTACTTTTTGGACACACCAACCCTTCGACGATGAATTTAAAAATCAATATATTAACCAAGTGATCAATGGCTTTATTGACGGTGCCAAGGAGAACTCATGA
- a CDS encoding TolC family protein, with protein sequence MKRFIVVLTLTLCALPAQAQDSLRLEDVIEKVRAYNPDLKSKMIEKKIAKYTKREALGQALPQISAKVTHMQNFNVPKFDIPGMGTFQMQGDYAMEYGATVTQAIYTFGAVSAAVRAADKLFTMVEVDVEAARNNVDYQAKMAFYQVLLAQRLLEINQAMLKNAQDNLSILRNNFRGGRPPQQDLLMLQTDAESKKPAVENAKAELKAAKIALNILMGEDPNKEFSVVGKLRSNYPTYSAPHLQTVLVKESPTLKYLEQSSEYQLEVANVRKSLFMPKLGLFYNFNRLDQSYNDRFDRDQTLTTSALGIGLNWNIWDGGISHTAYQKAKASAEQSQLTLQKTQDQMSQQIFASLEQFNTYKKNISTLENASDLAQRSFQLSQKKLRSGQTSITELNGTQSALLMAQMQQATNLFQLNITHALIESLIGKDLK encoded by the coding sequence ATGAAAAGATTTATAGTTGTATTAACCCTCACGCTGTGTGCACTTCCTGCTCAAGCGCAAGATTCATTAAGACTTGAAGACGTGATTGAAAAGGTCAGAGCCTACAATCCCGATCTTAAATCCAAAATGATTGAGAAAAAAATTGCCAAATATACAAAGCGAGAAGCTCTTGGACAGGCTCTTCCTCAGATTTCTGCAAAGGTCACACACATGCAGAACTTCAACGTGCCTAAGTTTGATATCCCTGGTATGGGAACCTTTCAAATGCAAGGGGACTATGCCATGGAATATGGAGCCACGGTCACCCAAGCTATTTATACTTTTGGTGCCGTTTCAGCCGCAGTCCGTGCTGCAGACAAACTGTTCACCATGGTGGAAGTCGATGTGGAGGCAGCCAGAAACAATGTCGATTATCAAGCCAAGATGGCTTTCTATCAAGTGCTCTTAGCACAAAGACTCTTAGAGATTAACCAGGCTATGCTGAAAAATGCACAAGACAATCTGTCCATCTTAAGAAATAATTTCCGTGGTGGACGCCCACCTCAACAAGATCTTCTCATGTTGCAAACCGATGCTGAAAGTAAAAAACCTGCGGTTGAAAATGCGAAAGCAGAACTTAAAGCGGCAAAGATTGCTTTGAATATCCTTATGGGCGAAGATCCCAATAAAGAGTTTAGCGTTGTCGGTAAACTGCGCTCTAATTATCCCACTTACTCTGCCCCACACCTTCAAACCGTTTTAGTTAAAGAATCTCCTACTCTTAAATATTTAGAACAATCTTCTGAATACCAACTTGAAGTGGCTAACGTTAGGAAATCTTTATTCATGCCCAAACTTGGTCTGTTTTATAACTTTAACCGCTTAGACCAAAGTTACAATGATCGTTTTGACAGAGACCAAACTCTTACAACTTCTGCTTTAGGAATTGGACTCAACTGGAACATTTGGGACGGGGGAATCAGCCACACTGCATACCAAAAGGCCAAAGCCAGTGCTGAGCAATCACAACTGACTTTACAAAAGACCCAAGATCAAATGAGTCAGCAGATTTTTGCATCACTGGAGCAGTTCAACACTTATAAGAAAAACATCAGCACATTAGAAAACGCATCTGATTTAGCACAACGAAGCTTTCAATTGAGCCAAAAAAAATTACGCTCAGGACAAACTTCAATCACTGAACTTAACGGCACGCAATCTGCCCTTCTGATGGCTCAAATGCAGCAAGCCACTAATTTATTTCAACTTAATATCACTCACGCTTTGATTGAAAGCCTTATCGGAAAGGATCTAAAGTAA